The Primulina tabacum isolate GXHZ01 chromosome 16, ASM2559414v2, whole genome shotgun sequence genome window below encodes:
- the LOC142529548 gene encoding LOB domain-containing protein 29-like: protein MAGSGSPCGACKFLRRKCARGCVFAPYFCHENGATHFAAIHKVFGASNVSKLLTHLPVSDRCEAAVTISYEAQARLQDPIYGCVSHIFSLQQQVVNLQAQLASLKEVAAQDIINSSANPNSQKFYSESHSFPQDIQTWWQCHQNLGGTNITQHDANFISNNIESNTDYYANGAMNLNQSNNRKWPCQDDSDDFQSMAFRYIQHEN from the exons ATGGCGGGTTCTGGTTCCCCTTGCGGCGCCTGCAAATTCTTGAGAAGAAAATGTGCGAGGGGTTGTGTTTTTGCACCTTATTTCTGCCATGAAAACGGTGCTACACATTTTGCAGCTATACATAAGGTTTTTGGGGCCAGTAATGTGTCCAAACTGCTAACTCATCTTCCGGTGAGTGATCGGTGTGAAGCAGCGGTCACGATTTCGTATGAAGCTCAAGCTAGGCTGCAAGATCCTATTTATGGCTGCGTTTCACATATTTTTTCCCTCCAACAACAG GTTGTGAATTTGCAAGCCCAACTGGCTTCTCTGAAGGAAGTAGCAGCTCAAGACATCATAAATAGCTCTGCAAACCCTAATTCTCAAAAGTTCTACAGTGAAAGCCATTCTTTCCCACAAGATATCCAAACATGGTGGCAATGTCACCAGAATCTGGGCGGCACCAATATTACTCAACATGATGCAAACTTTATCTCCAACAACATTGAAAGCAACACTGACTACTACGCAAATGGAGCCATGAATCTGAACCAATCAAATAACAGGAAGTGGCCTTGTCAAGATGATTCAGATGATTTTCAATCGATGGCTTTCAGGTACATTCAGCACGAAAACTGA
- the LOC142528200 gene encoding LOB domain-containing protein 16-like yields MATGTGSPCGACKFLRRKCVSECIFAPYFCSEQGPARFAAVHKVVGASNVAKLLLHVPVPDRCEAVVTIAYEAQARIRDPVYGCVSHIFALQQQAAYLQSQLIRVKAQLRQNLMESSRNNIENQWPSSMISGGLNVGSLHVHESHPTYMNYSVWPQSSLNSSIEHSQNNAININVIQEIQSCRDIETIYYVQQEETFTD; encoded by the exons ATGGCAACCGGGACCGGCTCTCCTTGCGGAGCATGCAAGTTCCTCCGCCGCAAGTGCGTGTCAGAGTGCATCTTTGCACCGTATTTTTGCTCGGAGCAAGGCCCTGCAAGGTTCGCAGCCGTTCACAAAGTAGTCGGAGCAAGCAACGTGGCTAAACTTCTGCTGCATGTGCCTGTACCTGATCGGTGCGAGGCGGTTGTCACCATTGCCTACGAAGCTCAAGCCCGAATTCGAGATCCCGTCTATGGTTGCGTCTCCCATATTTTCGCCTTACAACAGCAG GCGGCGTATCTGCAATCCCAACTTATACGGGTTAAAGCTCAGCTGAGACAGAACCTGATGGAGTCATCAAGAAATAATATTGAAAATCAATGGCCAAGCAGCATGATTTCGGGAGGATTAAACGTGGGATCATTACATGTTCATGAATCTCATCCAACTTACATGAATTATTCGGTTTGGCCACAGAGTTCTCTCAATTCTTCGATCGAGCATAGTCAGAATAATGCAATCAATATTAATGTGATTCAAGAAATCCAAAGCTGCAGAGATATTGAAACAATTTACTACGTACAGCAAGAAGAGACCTTCACAGACTGA